One segment of Brassica napus cultivar Da-Ae chromosome C3, Da-Ae, whole genome shotgun sequence DNA contains the following:
- the LOC106384517 gene encoding uncharacterized protein LOC106384517: protein MKNSEARPVGTTPLPEANEVERKDPNECNYVQNDKRSHGKGRGGYKGHGRDNYSNSQDNYSTDRKGNHNNRGCGSNYGRGRESLKNKNPEAHMVHDSGYEADNDSDIAKNDQMDFETSDCLKD, encoded by the exons atgaagaacagtgaagcTAGACCTGTTGGAACAACACCATTACCGGAGGCTAATGAGGTTGAAAGGAAAGATCCCAACGAGTGCAATTATGTCCAAAATGACAAGAGATCACACGGCAAAGGCCGAGGTGGATACAAGGGGCATGGCCGTGACAATTACTCGAACAGCCAAGACAACTACTCGACCGaccggaaaggaaaccacaataaccgtggttgTGGTTCCAATTATGGCCGTGGCCGAG aaagtcttaagaacaagaacccTGAGGCTCACATGGTTCACGATTCCGGATATGAGGCCGATAATGATTCCGACATTGCTAAAAATGACCAGATGGActttgagacttctgattgtctcaagGACTAA